CCGGGCGTTAAAAACCTTACAACGAGTGCGCGAGCGGGAATTTACAAAGAATACAATCTACCAGAATATTTTCCGGCCGGAGTACGCCAGCATCGTAAATAACGCCGAATTGTATTTGGATGCGGATCATAACTTAAAAAATAGCAAAGAATTGGTATTAACCTTACTGGAGCTGGAAGACGAAGGCAGAAGCGTAACTAATGCCAGTAAACGCGAAGCCTACTTAACCAAACTGCACTCCGTAGACTTACCCGGTAAAGATTTTTTATCCACTACCATCGAGGGTGCCGCTATAACTCGTATTATTAATGAGCTGGAGAACCAACAATACCGTGAGGTGTTTGAAAAAGAAACCAATCGTTTAACAGAAGCAGATGCTTCGGAAGAAACGGTAAATCTGCGCACCAACCTAACCGAAAAAGCCAGCATTACCAAGTGTACTCTGTGCCGCGAAAAGGTAAAAACCGCTGTAATTAACTATGATACCCGTTACGAAGCATATCGCATAAAGCAAGCTTTGGCGCAAAAAGAAACTCTACAAGCTACCGCCGATAAAAAAGCGTTGGAATTTTTAAAAAAGAAATACTGCATCGAGACTAGTATTAAAAGCAAGTATGCTTCCGAAGAAACCATTCCGCCGCATATTGTAAAGCTAGCCGAGCGTAATAACGAGCTCACCAAAAAAGTAGAACAACTGAATGAACTGATCAAGCAAAAGCCTGACGAAAAAAAGTTAGAAGCGGTGCAGGAGTATAACACCCAGCTTGCCCAATTTGTCAAAGATCTCGACGAAGGTTACACCACTATTTGTACTGCCGAAAAAACCTTATGCGCTTGCGAAGGTAGTTAGAGTTCCTTATTTGCAACTAGCAGCGTTCCTGAGCCCTGAATGATCTTGCTTAAACGTAGCAGAAATAGAAAATTTTAAAAATAATTATTTTACAAGATAAGCATGCCCAGTACGGGAGTGTTATCGGGGGTGTTTTCCAGATTTAACCGTGGTACTTGCTTTTCGGGTAACTTACTTACATCCAGCATAAAGGTGAGCTTGGCATCGTCGGATACGGCTACAATCTCGGTTTCGCCGGCGCCTAAATAACTAAGCTTGTAATGTTTTTTTACCTCGCCTAAGGTAGCACCTATCCCTAATCCTTCTTTAGTTTTGTAAGCTGCACTTTGCACGTGTACCCGCCAAACCCGACAGGTTGGTTCGCAGGTTTCTTCTATGAGCAGGCCGGCAGGTTGCTCCGTAGCCGATTGCCGGATTTCGTACGCTTTTGTACCCCGACCTTCGCGCGTAATGGGTACTTCTTTTATCATTTCCGCCGGCACTGCTTTTCGGAGGGCATCTACATGCATCCCAATGTGGATAGGTCCGATTTTATTTTTAGAAATTTGCCAGCTTGTTGTGCCTGAACCTCTTGAGGTAGCCGGTGCTGATGTAGCAGAAGCATCTCCCACAGAATCTAAACGGGTTACGGTTCCGTCGGGTGATATGGTTTCGGGGCGAACGGAATCTAAGGTGGTAGTTGAAGACGTAGACGCTGACTCCGTAGTATTTTCTGATTTTTTAGGTTGGCAACTTAATAGCGTTAGCTGCACAATCATCCAGAAGATATATTTTTTTAACATAATGGCTGATAAAGAAGTAGTAAATGGGATTTTTTAAATTTTTGCTTTTGCCGTAGCTGCTAATTAAAAACTCGGTTTATTAACCCTAAGGGGATTTAACGAGTATGCTTAATTAAAGATTTATTCATGTACAACCGCGGTATTTCTTTTACTTTTGCCGCATTAAATACTGCATTTCTTATGGCTTCGAAAAAACCGTTAATACTAATTTCCAACGACGATGGCATTACTGCCCCTGGTATTCAAACTTTAGTGAAAGTAATGAAAAAAATAGGGGAAGTGGTAGTGGTAGCGCCCGATGGACCTCAATCAGGTATGGGGCACGCCATTACTGTGGCTAATACCCTGCGTTTAGATAAATCCACCGCTTTTCCCGACGTGGAAGCCTACGAATGCTCCGGCACTCCCGCCGACTGCGTGAAACTGGCAAAACACCACGTTTTAAAAAATCGCCAGCCCGATTTGGTGGTAAGTGGCATTAATCATGGTTCTAATTCCAGCATTAGTGTATTGTATTCCGGCACCATGTCGGCGGCTATTGAGGCAGCTATTGAAGGCTTGCCGGCGATTGGTTTTTCGTTGTGCGACTACGGCCACGAGGCTGATTTTTCGCACACCGAGCCTTTTGTAGAGCAAATCGTACGGCAGGCTTTAAAACACGGTATTCCGGTAAATACCGCTTTAAACGTAAATATTCCCAAGAATTCAGCTACCCCTATTGCGGGAATAAAAATTTGTCGGCAGGCGCACGCGCGTTGGCAGGAAGAATTTGATGAACGCCTGGACCCCAATAAACGCCGTTATTTCTGGATGACCGGCAGCTTCGTAAATTCCGACAAAGGCGAAGATACCGACGAATGGGCTCTGGCTAATAACTACGTGTCGGTGGTACCTTGTCAGTTCGACTTAACGGCTTACCACGCTATCCCGCAATTAAATAATGAATGGGAGCTGGAAGAAAAGCCGGAAATGAAAGATAAAAAAATAACCGAAAAGGCTCCCAATTAAGGAGCCTTTTCGGTTGCAGCGTATTAGTTTTCTGATTAAACTGTACTCTAAAATTTAAGATTATTGGTTACTACTTGTTTGTACCCGAATTTTTAAATTTTTTTAAGCTGGAGAGCTTAGCAGTTATTATGCAAGGACATTCTCCAATGAATTCGGCTATTATTCCAGAAAAAGCCTGTTTTTTGGGGTTGGGGCCCTTTTTTGAGTTCAGTGGCCCCTAAAGAGAAGCGTAGGGGTAAGGTATATTGTACATTTACCGGCTTTCCGTTTTGTTTGCCCGGTTGCCAGGTAGGCATGGATTTAACTACCCGCAAGGCCTCCGCGTTGGTCTCATCGGTTAACCCTTGTAAAATTTGCAAATCCTGAATAGCTCCTTGATCGGTTACTATAAATTGAACAATTACCATTCCTTCTACACTGGCCTTTTGAGCAGCCGTTGGATACTTTATGTTTTTACCTAAAAAAGTATACATTTTCTCCATCCCTCCCGGAAATTGCGGTAATTCCTCTACTTGGGTAAAAATGGTTTTGTTTGTTTTGTCTTGGTACTGGATAAATCCTCTGGCTTTTTCAGAAGAAGCATCATCATCCAAAGCAAACTTAATGGGTAAGGTGTATTTCACGTTTAAGGGCTTACTATCCTGCTTGCCGGGTTCCCAATCAGGCATTAGGGCAATCACCCGTTTGGCTTCGGCATCGGTTTCGGGGCTTAAACTTTTTACAATTTTTAAGTCGGTAATCTTACCTTCTTTAGTTACTACAAATTCAGCAATTACATTGCCTTCTAGGTTGGCATCGATGGCGGCTTTCGGGTATTTAATGTTTTTACCTAAAAATTGAAACATCTTTTCTAAACCGCCGGGGAAAAGCGGATTTTGTTCTACGAAAGTAAATACCTCGTCATTATCAGCTTTTAAGGTACTGCTTTCACTGCTGGTTACGGGCGATTGGCTTATTGGGGTTTCTGGCTCGGCGCAAGCCAGCATAAATACCAGCACGCCAAACGTGGGCAGCGCCGCTAACTGTTTTAATTTACTCGGACGACGATAATTTTGCTGTAGCATGTTCATTCGTTTTAAGGTGAGGGATTTATTAAAATAATTACCAAAAGAAAACTCCAGCCGGTGCAGCATTTGGCGGGCCAGTAGGCGGGCGTAGGTTTCGGGGGTAGTGGTGCGCAGCACGGCCGCATCAGCAATAAACTCGTGGGTATGGGTTAGGGCTTGTTGGTATAAGTAAAGCAGCGGGTTAAACCAGAAGATAATTTTTAAAAATTCCAGATATAAAATATCCAGACTGTGTTTTTGGCGCACATGTACGGCTTCGTGCAATAGTACCCGCTCCGTTTCAACTGCGCTTAATGTTTGGCTATTATCCAGGTAGATACAATTCCAGAACGAAAAGGTAGATTGCACTCCTTCGGTTTTATGAACCCGTATGTTTTGCCAATAGAACCGGCTGGTTAGTGTTTTTTGAGTAAACCGGTGCAGTTGGTAAAGTTGCCGTAAGAGCCGGAAAAGAAAAAAAGTAAGTCCAATACCGTATAAGAATAACAGGCCGGTATGCCAGGTAAGCCAGTAAGCGGCAGAAGCTCCCGCCCGCTGCACCGTAATAGTTACGGGGGCTAATTGTTCCGCCACAAAAATGGTTATAGGTTCGGGTTGTTGTAAAAAAGGCAGTTCTACCAAAGGAATACTCAACGACAGCAGCGGGGTGAGCAGCAAATAAAACCGGTTGTACTGAAAACAGTTTTCCCGTTTCAGGAGCAGGGTGTATAGTAGGTAAAAGACGAGCAAACAAGCGCTCGATTCCAGCAGGTAGAAGAGTACTTTATTCATCTTGTGGTTCGTTTAAATCCTGACGCACGTGTTTCAGCATTTCTTCCAGCTCCTGGATATCCATGTTTTTTTCTTTGGCAAAAAACGAAACCAGTTTTTCGAAGGAGCCGCCAAAGTACCCGCTCACAAAATTTTTGAGGTAATAGCTGCTGTACTGCTGTTTCTGTATAATAGGATAGTATTCGTGGGTTTTTCCATAAGCCGTGTACCCCAAAAATCCTTTTTTCTCCAGAATCCGCACAATCGTAGACACCGTGTTATAGGCCGGTTTTGGCTCTGGTAACTTTTCAAGAAAGTCCTTTACGAACCCTTTTTTTAAATCCCAGATAATTTGCATTACCTGTTCTTCCGCTTTGGTTAATTCTTTCATAAAGTAGTAGGGGAATAAGTCAATGGCTGGGTGTAGTGTTTGATAATTAAGTGTATAAACGTATAACTAAAATTTTAGTTATACAACTAAATAAATAGTTTTATTTTTAAATTTTATCTTTTTTATGATTTTAAAGAGGCCAGGCAGAACAGGAGTAAGGGTAAAATGAAATAATAATCTGACGGGAGAGTTTAAAAATTAAGTTAAATCTTGTTATTTGAGTTCCAGAATAAAGAATTGCCTTGTTTTATGATGTACCTCCGGTCTTTTTTGTTTTTAATTGCTTTTTTTATTTCAACTAACGCTTTTGCGCAAACGGCTGCTGATTCGGTGTTTATCCGCAAGATCTTTGACGAAGCTTTAACTAACGGTCAGAGTTACAAGAATCTGGATTATTTAAGTAACAAAATTGGCGGCCGGTTAAGTGGCTCGCTCGAAGCCGAAAAAGCCGTGCAATGGTCCCGGCAATTAATGGAAAGCTACGGTTTTGATAAAGTGTACTTGCAGGAAGTAATGGTGCCGCATTGGGTACGTGGCGCTAAAGAAAAAGCCAGCATCCAAACAGGTAAGACCAAAGTAGAAGTACCTATTTGTGCTTTGGGCGGCTCCGTAAGTACCGGAAAAACTGCTTTAACCGCCAATATAATCGAAGTAAAAACTCTGGATGAGCTAAAAGCTTTAGGCCGCAGTAAAGTGCAGGGTAAGATTATTTTTTTCAACCGGCCCATGGATCCGCGGCATGTACAAACGTTTATCGCCTATGGTGAAGCTGGCGATCAACGACGTCAAGGGCCTTCCGAAGCGGCTAAGCTGGGCGCCGTTGGGGTGATAGTCCGGTCATTAAACTTATTTCAGGATGATTTTCCGCATACCGGCTCGTTGCGCTACGACGAATCGGTACCAAAAATACCCGCCGCCGCCATTAGCACGAACGGTGCCGATAAGCTCAGTCAGATGCTGAAAACCGACCAAAATTTAAAATTTTCTTTCGAAATGCATTGCCAAACGCTACCCGATGTAAAATCTTACAACGTGATTGGGGAGTTACGCGGCAGCGAAAAACCCAATGAAATTATTGCGGTAGGTGGCCATTTAGATTCTTGGGATTTAGCCGATGGCGCCCACGACGATGGTACCGGCTGCACACAATCCATTGAAGTGTTGCGCCTGTTTAAATCGATGAATTACCGGCCCAAACGGACCATTAGAGCCGTGATGTTCATGAACGAAGAAAACGGTGTGCGGGGCGGTCGTAAATACGCCGAACTAGCGAAAACCAATAACGAAAGCCATGTGGCCGCCATAGAATCGGATGCCGGTGGGTTTACTCCTCGCGGTTTTGGCATTGAAGGCCAACCCGACAAAATAAAAGCCCTTCAAAATTGGAAGCCCTTGTTAGCGCCTTACGGCCTCCACGATATTGGTCCGGGCCACGCCGGTACCGATATTGGCCCATTGGGTGAAGCTGACAAAAACGCGACCCTGATTGGCTTTTTACCGGACTCGCAACGCTATTTTCAATACCACCACGCTTCCAACGATACCTTTGATAAAGTGAATAAGCGCGAACTGGAACTGGGCGGCGCTTCTATGGCCGCTCTGGTTTATTTATTGGATAAATATGGCTTAGACGGAGGTAAATAGTATTCTATCCAATGCTAATTTTTAAATTTTCTTGCGTGAAGTTAGAAAAGCCGTAGCAACTAACAACAGACACCAGTTTGGGTCTTGAGGGCCTTCTAAGGTTCTGGTTTTGCGCAGCAAAATTCCGACGTAAGGAGGAAAGGAAGCTTAGACCAGCCCGAAAGAGCCAAACGAGGCCCGCCAGCCACGAGGCAAACTCAGCCCGTTCAAATACGATGGAACCAGTAAATGGAGACGGGAGTCGGCTCCAAGTAAATACGGAAACATACTAAATTTTTAAAAATTTACTTTTTAGCAGCTTGTTAAAGCCGATGCAGGTTCCGGCTTTTAGCCGAAGTAAAGTCACAGACTTTACCCTATAGGTAGGTACAAGTTTAAAAACTTGCCCCAGAGAATGGATAGACCCAGATTGGAAAACGTGCACTAGTAAATTAGAAGTAAGGGAATTAGACTATAGATGAACTAGAATAGAGGAAAACAAACCCGGTAGCACCTGCTCATCAAATTTTAAAAAACAGCTTAAAACAAAAACGGTCGCTTAGATAAAGCGACCGTTTTTGTTTTAAAAAAAATAATAGATTAAGCCTTGGCAGCTTGCTCTTGTTTATTTAAAACTTCTGTTTGAATATTGATGGAATATTGGTGAATGCTTTGCAGAACAGATTTCATGAAAGTCTCATCCAAACCATTTTTACGAGCGTGCTCTAAGCGGTCAGCAATAATTTGGTCCCAACGTTTTACCTGGTAAACAGTCATGTTGTGCGCTTTTTTGTACTCGCCAATTTTGCGCGATAAGCGGGCGCGACGGGCAAATACTTCTACCATTTCGTCGTCCAGTTCATCAATTTGCTTCCGCATTTCGTCGAGTAAGTGGTGATCGTCTTCGGCTAATTCTTCGCCTTCGGGCTTCCGGAAACGGATGCTGGCTAACATTTTGCCTAAGTTTTCCGGGGTTACCTGCTGGGCCGCATCGCTCAACGCTACCGATGGATCAATGTGGGTTTCGATCATTAAACCGTCCATAGCTAAGTCCATTGCTTTTTGCGCAACCGGCAATAATAACTCGCGGTTACCGGCAATGTGGCTTGGGTCGCAGATTAACGGAATTTCGGGCAATAGGCGCTTGAACTCAATGGCGCTGTTCCATTTTGGTAAGTTGCGGTAAGGCGCATTATCGAACGTAGAGAAACCACGGTGAATAGCACCAATCTGGCGCAAACCAGCCTGGTTTAAACGCTCAATCGCACCAATCCATAATTGTAAATCGGGGTTAACCGGGTTTTTAACCAATACCGGAATATCAGTGCCGCGTAAAGCATCGGCAATTTCCTGTACCGTGAAAGGGTTAACTGTAGTACGGGCACCAATCCACATTACATCTATACCAGCTTTTAACGATTCGTACACGTGCATGGCATTAGCTACCTCGGTAGCTACCCGCAGACCAGTTTCAGCTTTTACTCTTTTTAACCATTTTAAGCCGGGTACACCTACACCTTCAAATGAATTAGGCCGGGTACGGGGTTTCCAGATACCAGCCCGGTAAATATTTACGCCCGGAATTGCTTTAATGCCGTGGGCAGTGGCCATTACTTGTTCCTCCGACTCGGCGCTGCAAGGGCCAGCAATAATAAGCGGAGATCCGTCTGCATTGATTAAAGCAGATTCGGTCAGGACATCGATTTGAGGTTTAGGGCTCATTGTGTAACAGTTAAAAAGTGATGAATATTTTGAATTGCTTGATTTATGTTTTCTTCTGTAGCGCAAACCGATACGCGCACGTACCGTTCGCCGTTTGATCCGAATATTTTGCCGGGTGTTAAAAACACGTGGGCTTCATAGAGTATGGTGTTTAAAAAAGCTTCTACATCCTTTATTTCGTCAGGCACCCGGGCCCAGACAAACATGCCCGTAGCTTCGGTAGTGTATTTACAACCTAGTAAATCCAGTAACCGGTAAATTAATTCCCGCCGGCGATGATAAACAGCATTTCGTTCGGCGTGCCAGCTTTCCGGATTTTGCAAGGCCTCAATGGCGGCTTGCTGCACCGGCAAAAACATACCCGAATCTAAATTACTCTTTATCGTAATAATCGCGTCTATATACTCTTTTTGCCCCAGTACCATACCTACCCGCCAACCGGCCATATTAAACGATTTGCTTAACGAGTTAAGTTCCAGGCAACAATCCATTGCTCCCGGTGCATGCAAAATACTTACCGGTGGTTTGGTGTTGAGTACCAGGCTATAAGGGTTGTCGTGTACAATTAAAATGTTGTTAGTTTTGGCGAAATCGATAATTTTTAAAAAATCAGCTTCGCTGGCTAAAGCGCCCGTGGGCATATTCGGGTAGTTTAGCCACATAAGTTTTACCCCACTTAAATCCTGCTGATTTAAAGCTGCTAAATCGGGTAGCCAGTTGTTTCCGGCGGTTAAATCAAAATAAACCGGTTCGGCACCAACTAACTTGGTAACGGCGGCATAGGCCGGATAACCCGGGTTCGGAATTAATACTTTATCGCCGGGGTTTAAAAAAGCCAGCGAAATATGAAATACGCCTTCTTTAGATCCCAGCAATGGCAATACTTCCGTTTCCGGATTCAGGGTAACATCATACGTTTGAGCATACCAATCGGCCATGGCAGTGCGCAGCGCTGGAATAGAGCGGTATGGCTGGTACCCGTGGCTGGTAGGCAATTCTGCCGAAGCAGTAAGGGCCTGCACGGTATTTTCGGAAGCCGGTAAGTCCGGATCGCCAATGCCCAGGTTTATTATTTTTTTGCCTTGGGCCATTAAAGCGCGTACTTCGGCTAGTTTGCGGGCAAAGTAGTATTCTTGTACTTCGTTCAGCCGGTTTGCTTTGGCAATAATCATGTTACTTTTTGGCTCTTTTGTAAATACCCAAAATTTTCATTTCCACAATCAGCGGCGTAATTAAACCAATCGCTTCTTCAAAAGTGGTATAATCTTCCCATTCCAGATCCAGTAAAATGGCAAACTCGGTTGGCCGGCTCAAGATTGGAATAGACTGAATCAAAGATAAGTTGATGGATACATCCCGGAAAACATCTAAGATTTTAGCCAGTTCGCCGGCGCGGTGATGTAGCGTGAAAATAACGGAAGCCTTGTTTGCCTGGCTTTTATCGGCAAGCGGCTTCCGCGATATAATCATGAAACGGGTATAATTTTCTTTATAATTTTCAACGCGTTCTTCTACAATCTCTAACTCGTAGCGCTGGGCGGCCATTTTACTGGCAATAGCGCCTACTCCCACTAAGTTATTTTCCCGGATTTCGCGGGCACTTTCAGCCGTGTCCGCTGATTCTAAGGCCTGGATGTGCGGATTTTCTTCTAAAAAGTTGGTGCACTGTAACAAAGCCATGGGGTGCGACCGCACTAATTTTATATCAGCCAAAGATTGACCCGGTAACGCCAATAAATTTTGTTCGATAGGTAAGTAAGCTTCCCCAATAATAGATACCGGATAATCCTGCAACAGCGAATAATTTCCCAGAATGCTGCCGGCTAGGGCATTTTCAATAGCCATCACCCCGAAATCAACCTCGCGGTTTTTTACGGCGGCGCATACCCGCTGAAAAGTCATGCACGGAACAATCTCGATGGCTTGACCAGCAAAATACTGCTGCGCCACTACATCGTGGAAAGAAGCCGGGCCACCTTGAATCGCTATTTTTAAAGTACTCATAATTTTAAAAAAAAAGCCCCGAATTTTCGGGGCTTTGGAGTTTTATATTTTGTTAAGCTAAACGCAATACTTTTCTCTTAAGACCCCTGCGAGGTGCTAAAAAAATAGTAGTAAAAGTAAAAAGCGTTTGTTACTTGTTTCATTCTCATTTACTTGACGACCCAATATTAAAGAAGGATTTTTTAAGATGCAAAAATTTTGTTAAAAAATTCTTAATATTTTATTCCTCTAACCTGAATGGTAAGTTAATTACTAGCTGCACTCCTTAACGCCACTTAATTTTTACGGGATCTATTTCGGGGCTTAATTTTTTGCCTTAAGAAACTAAGGTTATTACTGTTGTTTAACCTGATTTTTAAAAATTTAAAAAAATAGATATTGGTGCTATTACTAGGTTTTAATTGGATTATACAAATATAGTGCTGCGAAAATTGATTAAGGTTGCTACGGGTAAAATTGTTATTTTGAAAAAGCTGAACCGCACTATATATTTGATTAATGGTTAATAAGGCTGGCTTTTACATGCGCTCTAGAGTGTTAAATAATATTTTGCAAGGTTATAAAGTGGTGGTTGCTGATAAAATAATTTGGTAAAATTTTAATATTTAAAAAATAACCAAGATGATAAGATATTTACGTTTTTTGCTGGTTCAACTTTCTTTTACCGCCACTTTTAATCGCTTGTTTTTATAAAATCGCATGAAAGTCTTACATAGGCTGTATCGAAAATACGTGGCTAAATCTTTTCTGGTAGTTTTGCTGCTTTTTACGTTTACGGGTTGTATGCGTACCCCAACCACCGGAAACAGTAGCTTGCGTACGGCTAACGAAGCTTTTTATCAGACATTAGAAAGCCTGCAAGGTAAAAAGCTGGCGGGGCAAACCATCTTTCCCGAAATGCCATCGGCGTTATTAGCTGGGCAACCCGTATCGATAGAAGTAGCCAGTTGCACCAAGAGCGAGATGCGTATTCCTATTTACGTAGGCGAAAAGGTATTTCGTACTTTAATTCTGGAACGTACGGCTACTGGTTTTTTTCTGAAACACGAGATTAAAAAAGAAAACGGCCAGACGCATGAAATTAACTTGTACGGCGGCCAAACAAAAGGAAACGGAACGGCCTTTATGCAGTTTTTTCCGGCTGATACCTATACTAAAAATTTATTAAGTTTATCTGCACCTAGTATCTGGACGCTGGCTTTCAGCAGCGATTATTCTACTTTTAGCTACTTGGTAGAAAAAGATGGAAAGCTGGAGATGCAGATAGATTTTAATGTAAATGATTATTTGGCTACCACTGCTAACAAAACCGAGCAGCGGAGCAAAAGATAATTTTTGGCTTAATTTAACTTACGGTAATAACAACGAGCTATCGCCGTAACTCAAAAAACGGTAGTTATTCTGGAGGGCATGCGCGTACACCCTGCGCCAATTATCTCCGATAAGCGCCGATACCAATAGTAAAAGAGTGCTTTCCGGTTGGTGAAAATTAGTAATTAAACCAGTACAAATCCGGAACTGATAACCCGGGGCAATTATAAGCTGGGTAGTAGCCCGCAGAAAATTTA
The sequence above is a segment of the Adhaeribacter swui genome. Coding sequences within it:
- a CDS encoding M56 family metallopeptidase yields the protein MNKVLFYLLESSACLLVFYLLYTLLLKRENCFQYNRFYLLLTPLLSLSIPLVELPFLQQPEPITIFVAEQLAPVTITVQRAGASAAYWLTWHTGLLFLYGIGLTFFLFRLLRQLYQLHRFTQKTLTSRFYWQNIRVHKTEGVQSTFSFWNCIYLDNSQTLSAVETERVLLHEAVHVRQKHSLDILYLEFLKIIFWFNPLLYLYQQALTHTHEFIADAAVLRTTTPETYARLLARQMLHRLEFSFGNYFNKSLTLKRMNMLQQNYRRPSKLKQLAALPTFGVLVFMLACAEPETPISQSPVTSSESSTLKADNDEVFTFVEQNPLFPGGLEKMFQFLGKNIKYPKAAIDANLEGNVIAEFVVTKEGKITDLKIVKSLSPETDAEAKRVIALMPDWEPGKQDSKPLNVKYTLPIKFALDDDASSEKARGFIQYQDKTNKTIFTQVEELPQFPGGMEKMYTFLGKNIKYPTAAQKASVEGMVIVQFIVTDQGAIQDLQILQGLTDETNAEALRVVKSMPTWQPGKQNGKPVNVQYTLPLRFSLGATELKKGPQPQKTGFFWNNSRIHWRMSLHNNC
- a CDS encoding BlaI/MecI/CopY family transcriptional regulator, with the protein product MQIIWDLKKGFVKDFLEKLPEPKPAYNTVSTIVRILEKKGFLGYTAYGKTHEYYPIIQKQQYSSYYLKNFVSGYFGGSFEKLVSFFAKEKNMDIQELEEMLKHVRQDLNEPQDE
- a CDS encoding chorismate mutase → MSPKPQIDVLTESALINADGSPLIIAGPCSAESEEQVMATAHGIKAIPGVNIYRAGIWKPRTRPNSFEGVGVPGLKWLKRVKAETGLRVATEVANAMHVYESLKAGIDVMWIGARTTVNPFTVQEIADALRGTDIPVLVKNPVNPDLQLWIGAIERLNQAGLRQIGAIHRGFSTFDNAPYRNLPKWNSAIEFKRLLPEIPLICDPSHIAGNRELLLPVAQKAMDLAMDGLMIETHIDPSVALSDAAQQVTPENLGKMLASIRFRKPEGEELAEDDHHLLDEMRKQIDELDDEMVEVFARRARLSRKIGEYKKAHNMTVYQVKRWDQIIADRLEHARKNGLDETFMKSVLQSIHQYSINIQTEVLNKQEQAAKA
- the surE gene encoding 5'/3'-nucleotidase SurE encodes the protein MASKKPLILISNDDGITAPGIQTLVKVMKKIGEVVVVAPDGPQSGMGHAITVANTLRLDKSTAFPDVEAYECSGTPADCVKLAKHHVLKNRQPDLVVSGINHGSNSSISVLYSGTMSAAIEAAIEGLPAIGFSLCDYGHEADFSHTEPFVEQIVRQALKHGIPVNTALNVNIPKNSATPIAGIKICRQAHARWQEEFDERLDPNKRRYFWMTGSFVNSDKGEDTDEWALANNYVSVVPCQFDLTAYHAIPQLNNEWELEEKPEMKDKKITEKAPN
- a CDS encoding prephenate dehydratase; this translates as MSTLKIAIQGGPASFHDVVAQQYFAGQAIEIVPCMTFQRVCAAVKNREVDFGVMAIENALAGSILGNYSLLQDYPVSIIGEAYLPIEQNLLALPGQSLADIKLVRSHPMALLQCTNFLEENPHIQALESADTAESAREIRENNLVGVGAIASKMAAQRYELEIVEERVENYKENYTRFMIISRKPLADKSQANKASVIFTLHHRAGELAKILDVFRDVSINLSLIQSIPILSRPTEFAILLDLEWEDYTTFEEAIGLITPLIVEMKILGIYKRAKK
- a CDS encoding M28 family peptidase, giving the protein MYLRSFLFLIAFFISTNAFAQTAADSVFIRKIFDEALTNGQSYKNLDYLSNKIGGRLSGSLEAEKAVQWSRQLMESYGFDKVYLQEVMVPHWVRGAKEKASIQTGKTKVEVPICALGGSVSTGKTALTANIIEVKTLDELKALGRSKVQGKIIFFNRPMDPRHVQTFIAYGEAGDQRRQGPSEAAKLGAVGVIVRSLNLFQDDFPHTGSLRYDESVPKIPAAAISTNGADKLSQMLKTDQNLKFSFEMHCQTLPDVKSYNVIGELRGSEKPNEIIAVGGHLDSWDLADGAHDDGTGCTQSIEVLRLFKSMNYRPKRTIRAVMFMNEENGVRGGRKYAELAKTNNESHVAAIESDAGGFTPRGFGIEGQPDKIKALQNWKPLLAPYGLHDIGPGHAGTDIGPLGEADKNATLIGFLPDSQRYFQYHHASNDTFDKVNKRELELGGASMAALVYLLDKYGLDGGK
- a CDS encoding pyridoxal phosphate-dependent aminotransferase; the encoded protein is MIIAKANRLNEVQEYYFARKLAEVRALMAQGKKIINLGIGDPDLPASENTVQALTASAELPTSHGYQPYRSIPALRTAMADWYAQTYDVTLNPETEVLPLLGSKEGVFHISLAFLNPGDKVLIPNPGYPAYAAVTKLVGAEPVYFDLTAGNNWLPDLAALNQQDLSGVKLMWLNYPNMPTGALASEADFLKIIDFAKTNNILIVHDNPYSLVLNTKPPVSILHAPGAMDCCLELNSLSKSFNMAGWRVGMVLGQKEYIDAIITIKSNLDSGMFLPVQQAAIEALQNPESWHAERNAVYHRRRELIYRLLDLLGCKYTTEATGMFVWARVPDEIKDVEAFLNTILYEAHVFLTPGKIFGSNGERYVRVSVCATEENINQAIQNIHHFLTVTQ